A genomic region of Catalinimonas niigatensis contains the following coding sequences:
- the parS gene encoding type II RES/Xre toxin-antitoxin system antitoxin, with translation MQVEIPTVTTLLGLEFDKSKMLGLNPHISIAQQSLPRKALDHLKQNTNLSYSFLADCLRINLRTLQRYAPEQLFSQTVSERVLMIANVYAKGYEVFEDKDAFQKWMQPPVHALSNQEPQQLLPSTYGINLLLMELGRIEHGIFA, from the coding sequence ATGCAAGTAGAAATACCCACCGTTACCACTTTACTCGGGCTTGAATTTGACAAGAGCAAAATGCTAGGACTTAATCCTCATATCTCCATTGCCCAGCAAAGTTTACCCCGTAAAGCATTGGATCATTTGAAACAGAATACTAACTTGAGTTATAGTTTCTTAGCTGACTGCCTTCGTATCAATCTTCGTACGCTTCAACGCTATGCACCCGAGCAACTTTTTTCTCAAACGGTCTCGGAGAGAGTCCTTATGATTGCGAATGTATATGCCAAAGGATATGAAGTCTTTGAAGATAAAGACGCTTTCCAAAAATGGATGCAACCCCCTGTACACGCTCTATCCAATCAGGAACCTCAGCAACTATTACCTAGTACGTATGGCATTAATCTTTTGCTCATGGAACTGGGAAGAATTGAACATGGG